A single genomic interval of Stieleria maiorica harbors:
- a CDS encoding DEAD/DEAH box helicase: MSQTATKTDGTRSNARKKKGNVFHQRLGSLTYSQACQLLGDEGATLIRQGAQFLDLNHDDVFLGGDLFRVRFQDPEEDNGLAIATITLESGRRRQLLSNCDSCEGPCIHLGAALDHLLQSKSDLGLAQPPDESVPLEHLTPDELNQRAIADRIQRAEEERMKVRSTNTSKPWTDYLVTSERSGRTYRVALRGFHPGMTYCTCPDFRTNKLQTCKHILHVQTKVRKRFSAAKINSPYRRKKLSLGLCYGQQRGLLFHLPYKTDAKLEEIVGDANSIPITDASEAMTRIEALENSGIDVTIYPDAEAYIQRQLTQQRVRAACDEIRKDPENHPLRTELLDATLLPYQLDGIAFAAGAGRAILADDMGLGKTIQGIGVAELLSQLADIRRVLIVSPASLKSQWRNEIRRFSDRSTQIVLGTGAERCEQYRSDTFFTICNYEQVLRDLTAIEEVPWDLIILDEGQRIKNWESKTSNVIRQLESPFRLVLSGTPLENRLGDLFTVTRFVDEDRLGPAYEFFHKHHVVDERGKTLGYHRLDQLRDSLRPILLRRTRSEVAKQLPERIDEVIRIEPTAEQKEINDSHLAIVAQIVNKKFMTEMDVLRMQKSLLMARMACDSTYLIDQEEAEYSSKLERLTELLEGLIEDPTRKIVLFSEWRRMLDRIERRMDAMDCEYVRLDGQVAQKKRGELVSRFQNDPECRVICMTNAGSTGLNLQAANTVINVDLPWNPAVLEQRIARAYRMGQKNPVHIYKLVTVGDTIEERLLETLASKQELADASIDLDSDVTKVEMVSGMEDLRRRLEVILDPLPAAPVDESQQRRVEAEAQVLQARREKVAAATSGLISAALSLAGELIPSADNKVPDEQTVAALTERLSQSIDKDEQGRPQLTITLPDTEALRGLATTLAKLLDA; encoded by the coding sequence ATGAGTCAGACGGCGACAAAAACGGATGGGACCCGATCGAACGCTCGCAAGAAAAAGGGCAACGTGTTCCATCAGCGACTCGGATCGTTGACGTACTCCCAAGCCTGTCAGTTGCTCGGCGATGAAGGGGCAACGTTGATCCGCCAGGGGGCTCAGTTTCTAGACCTCAACCACGACGACGTTTTTCTGGGCGGCGATCTGTTCCGGGTCCGATTCCAGGACCCGGAGGAGGACAACGGCCTGGCGATCGCGACGATCACGCTGGAATCGGGGCGTCGCCGCCAATTGCTCTCCAATTGTGACTCCTGCGAGGGACCCTGCATTCACCTCGGTGCGGCCCTGGACCATCTGCTGCAATCCAAGAGTGATCTCGGCCTGGCCCAGCCGCCCGATGAATCGGTGCCGTTGGAACATCTGACACCCGACGAATTGAATCAGCGGGCGATCGCCGATCGCATCCAACGCGCCGAGGAAGAACGCATGAAGGTGCGTTCGACCAACACGTCCAAACCATGGACGGATTATTTGGTCACCAGCGAGCGATCCGGCAGAACGTATCGCGTCGCGCTGCGAGGATTTCACCCCGGGATGACGTATTGCACGTGCCCCGATTTTCGAACCAATAAATTGCAGACCTGCAAGCACATTCTGCACGTCCAAACCAAGGTTCGAAAACGATTCTCCGCCGCCAAAATCAACTCTCCCTACCGACGCAAGAAACTGTCATTGGGGCTGTGTTACGGCCAGCAGCGTGGGTTGTTGTTTCATCTTCCCTACAAAACCGACGCCAAGCTGGAAGAGATCGTCGGGGATGCGAATTCGATCCCCATTACGGATGCATCGGAGGCGATGACGCGGATCGAGGCGCTGGAAAATTCCGGGATCGACGTCACGATCTATCCCGACGCGGAAGCCTACATCCAGCGCCAGTTGACCCAACAGCGTGTTCGCGCCGCCTGTGACGAGATTCGCAAGGATCCGGAAAACCATCCGCTACGGACCGAATTGCTCGATGCGACGCTGCTGCCCTACCAGCTGGACGGGATTGCGTTCGCCGCCGGTGCCGGTCGGGCGATCCTGGCCGACGACATGGGGCTGGGAAAGACCATCCAAGGTATCGGGGTGGCTGAGTTGTTGTCGCAATTGGCCGACATTCGACGCGTGCTGATCGTCTCCCCGGCCTCGTTGAAATCGCAATGGAGGAACGAGATCCGTCGCTTCAGCGACCGGTCCACGCAAATCGTCTTAGGCACCGGGGCCGAACGCTGTGAACAATATCGAAGCGACACGTTCTTTACGATCTGTAACTACGAACAAGTCCTGCGTGACCTGACGGCGATCGAAGAAGTTCCCTGGGATCTGATCATCTTGGACGAAGGGCAACGGATCAAAAATTGGGAATCGAAGACGAGCAATGTGATTCGTCAGCTGGAAAGCCCGTTCCGGTTGGTGTTATCCGGGACGCCTCTGGAAAACCGACTCGGCGACCTGTTCACCGTCACTCGATTCGTCGACGAAGATCGTTTGGGACCGGCATACGAATTCTTTCATAAACACCACGTTGTTGACGAACGTGGCAAGACGTTGGGTTATCACCGTCTGGACCAGCTTCGCGATTCGCTGCGACCGATCCTGCTGCGCCGCACGCGCAGCGAGGTCGCCAAACAGCTTCCCGAACGGATCGACGAAGTGATTCGGATCGAACCGACGGCCGAGCAGAAAGAAATCAACGATTCCCATCTCGCCATCGTGGCCCAAATCGTCAACAAAAAGTTCATGACCGAAATGGACGTGTTGCGGATGCAAAAATCGTTGCTGATGGCACGCATGGCTTGCGACAGCACCTACCTGATCGACCAGGAGGAAGCCGAATACAGCAGCAAGTTGGAACGATTGACCGAGTTGCTGGAAGGGTTGATCGAAGATCCGACACGTAAGATCGTGCTGTTTAGCGAATGGAGACGCATGCTGGATCGGATCGAGCGACGGATGGACGCGATGGATTGCGAGTACGTTCGTCTGGACGGCCAAGTGGCTCAAAAGAAACGCGGCGAATTGGTGTCGCGATTCCAAAACGATCCCGAGTGCCGCGTGATCTGTATGACCAATGCCGGATCAACGGGATTGAACCTGCAAGCGGCCAACACGGTCATCAACGTCGATCTGCCCTGGAACCCTGCGGTGCTCGAGCAACGGATCGCACGCGCCTATCGGATGGGGCAAAAGAACCCGGTTCATATCTACAAACTGGTGACCGTCGGAGACACGATCGAAGAGCGGTTGTTGGAGACGCTGGCGTCCAAGCAGGAGCTTGCCGACGCATCGATCGATCTGGACAGCGACGTCACCAAGGTCGAAATGGTCAGCGGAATGGAAGACCTGCGACGTCGGCTGGAAGTCATCTTGGATCCCCTGCCCGCCGCGCCGGTCGATGAAAGCCAGCAACGACGGGTCGAGGCGGAAGCCCAAGTACTGCAAGCCAGACGCGAAAAGGTCGCCGCGGCAACCAGCGGTTTGATCAGTGCCGCACTCTCCTTGGCGGGTGAACTGATTCCGTCGGCCGACAATAAGGTGCCCGACGAGCAGACCGTTGCCGCGTTGACCGAGCGTCTGTCACAAAGCATCGACAAAGACGAACAGGGGCGCCCGCAATTGACGATCACGCTGCCGGACACCGAGGCCTTGCGAGGTCTGGCGACGACACTGGCAAAGCTGCTGGACGCGTAA
- a CDS encoding serine/threonine protein kinase yields the protein MGIFDSVKSMLGGSSSGKSTGRIDIQKRFTLERTAFTGTMAKFVVAKDHEHGGRMVGIKILDPEKVELFESRFRHLKKPSEGEIALKMHHPNVVETYEVGVSTKGEPILIMEFVAGPSMQNIIVQRQEQHVAGKRMMLMRSMCEALKYVHNQGFIHRDICPRNFILLPESKDVKLIDFGLTLPATPPFMVPGNRTGTPLYMSPEIVRRRATDKRVDLFSLGVTFYCLITFAHPWQGDVVSGRAALHHDTSPPKPLIDVCPNVDPSLARSVMQLMHPKVEERTPTIEQFIQRIAKVQSVYKDGAPSPELS from the coding sequence ATGGGGATTTTTGATTCCGTCAAATCGATGCTCGGCGGCAGCAGCAGTGGCAAGAGCACCGGGCGTATTGATATCCAGAAGCGTTTTACGCTCGAGCGGACCGCCTTCACCGGCACGATGGCCAAGTTCGTCGTCGCCAAGGACCATGAACATGGCGGCCGCATGGTCGGGATCAAGATTCTTGACCCGGAAAAGGTCGAGTTGTTTGAAAGCCGATTTCGCCACTTGAAAAAACCCTCCGAGGGCGAGATCGCGCTAAAAATGCATCACCCCAACGTCGTCGAAACCTACGAAGTGGGCGTTTCGACCAAAGGGGAACCGATCCTGATCATGGAGTTCGTCGCCGGCCCCAGCATGCAAAACATCATCGTCCAGCGGCAAGAACAGCACGTCGCCGGAAAACGGATGATGCTGATGCGTTCGATGTGCGAAGCGCTCAAGTACGTGCACAATCAAGGCTTCATTCACCGCGACATTTGCCCCCGCAACTTCATCCTGTTGCCGGAGTCCAAAGACGTCAAACTGATCGACTTCGGATTGACCCTGCCGGCGACACCACCCTTCATGGTGCCCGGCAATCGCACCGGCACGCCGCTTTACATGTCGCCCGAAATCGTCCGGCGGCGTGCGACCGACAAACGCGTCGACCTGTTCTCGCTGGGCGTGACGTTCTATTGCTTGATCACCTTCGCCCATCCCTGGCAGGGGGACGTCGTCAGCGGACGGGCCGCACTGCACCACGACACCTCGCCCCCAAAACCGCTGATCGACGTCTGCCCCAACGTCGACCCCTCCCTGGCCCGCAGCGTGATGCAGCTGATGCACCCCAAGGTCGAGGAGCGAACCCCGACGATCGAACAGTTCATCCAGCGGATCGCAAAAGTCCAAAGTGTCTACAAAGACGGGGCGCCGAGTCCCGAGTTGAGCTGA
- the speA gene encoding biosynthetic arginine decarboxylase, whose amino-acid sequence MKQDSRDRWTIQNSVAEYGVDRWGDGYFNVSDQGTVVVSPSRDGQTSIDLKALVDQLGDRGLSLPILLRFNGILRDRLHHLHDCFAQAIEENGYQNRYRCVFPIKVNQQREVVQQIVAEGAPLGFGVEAGSKPELLAAIAMSDASVPIVCNGFKDEEYIRLAMMAQRLGRTIFPVVEKASELDLIFRVASAVGVRPTIGMRVKLATRGSGRWQASGGYRSKFGLTVAEVLASLDRMIEMGFADCFQLLHFHVGSQIGNIRQLKSAILEAAQIYVDLQRRGAAMGYLDVGGGLGVDYDGTQTDSQSSMNYTIQEYANDVVYHVQSVCDEAGVPHPQLISESGRAVAAHHSILVMETLGVTKQGNTELPDWASSPGNGGPPSEGPPEDYEQPVRDLWDAYTNLTSDNMMEKFHDAQLTLDMCMNLFSGGYLPLEQRVAAENLYFALCHRVRELAKAEGDLPAELEHLDRMLSDIYFVNFSLFQSMPDAWAIDQLFPIMPIHRLDERPTRHAVLGDITCDSDGKVDSFVSENDCCDTLLLHPPEDGKPYQLAVFMVGAYQEILGDLHNLFGDTHAVHVECEGSTVKIRSIVKGDTVSEVLGYVQYDDRELLDNIGHTVEEAIAQERIDHQQAGRIVAAFEKALAGYTYLEATGKDAPMEDFEVPVRFVDTQEDTSPIGQQSST is encoded by the coding sequence TTGAAGCAAGATTCTCGGGATCGCTGGACGATCCAAAATTCGGTAGCAGAGTACGGTGTCGATCGCTGGGGCGACGGTTATTTCAACGTCTCCGACCAGGGCACGGTGGTCGTTTCCCCCTCGCGAGATGGACAAACGTCAATCGACTTGAAGGCGCTCGTCGACCAGCTCGGCGACCGTGGACTCAGTCTGCCCATCCTGCTCCGTTTCAACGGCATCTTGCGCGACCGGCTGCACCATCTGCACGATTGCTTTGCCCAGGCGATCGAAGAGAACGGTTACCAGAACCGCTATCGCTGTGTGTTCCCGATCAAGGTCAATCAACAGCGCGAAGTCGTCCAGCAGATCGTCGCCGAAGGCGCCCCGCTGGGTTTCGGCGTCGAAGCGGGCAGCAAGCCCGAATTGCTGGCCGCGATCGCGATGAGCGACGCCTCGGTCCCGATCGTCTGCAACGGTTTTAAAGACGAGGAGTACATCCGTCTGGCGATGATGGCCCAGCGGCTGGGGCGAACCATTTTCCCGGTCGTCGAAAAGGCCAGCGAACTGGATCTGATCTTCCGCGTCGCCTCGGCCGTGGGCGTGCGACCGACGATCGGCATGCGGGTCAAACTGGCTACCCGCGGCAGCGGCCGATGGCAAGCCAGCGGCGGTTACCGCAGCAAGTTCGGGCTGACCGTTGCCGAGGTCTTGGCGTCGCTGGATCGCATGATCGAAATGGGTTTTGCCGACTGCTTCCAACTGTTGCACTTTCACGTCGGCAGCCAGATCGGAAACATTCGGCAGCTGAAGTCGGCGATCCTGGAGGCGGCTCAGATCTACGTCGACCTGCAGCGCCGCGGTGCTGCGATGGGCTACCTGGACGTCGGTGGCGGATTGGGCGTCGATTACGACGGCACCCAGACCGACAGCCAATCGAGCATGAACTACACGATTCAAGAGTACGCCAACGACGTCGTCTACCACGTGCAAAGCGTTTGCGACGAAGCCGGCGTCCCGCACCCGCAGCTGATTTCCGAAAGCGGACGTGCCGTCGCCGCCCACCACAGCATCCTGGTGATGGAAACGCTTGGTGTCACCAAACAAGGCAACACCGAACTGCCAGATTGGGCCAGTTCGCCTGGCAACGGAGGGCCGCCGTCGGAAGGACCGCCGGAAGATTACGAACAACCGGTCCGTGACCTGTGGGACGCCTACACCAATCTGACGTCCGACAACATGATGGAGAAGTTCCACGATGCCCAGTTAACACTGGACATGTGCATGAACCTGTTCAGCGGCGGGTATCTGCCATTGGAACAGCGTGTCGCCGCAGAAAACCTGTACTTTGCCCTCTGCCATCGCGTCCGCGAACTGGCCAAGGCCGAAGGCGATTTGCCGGCCGAGCTGGAGCATCTCGATCGGATGCTGTCGGACATTTACTTCGTCAACTTTTCGCTGTTTCAATCGATGCCCGATGCCTGGGCGATCGACCAGTTGTTCCCGATCATGCCGATCCACCGGCTGGACGAACGACCGACACGACATGCCGTCTTGGGCGACATCACTTGTGACAGTGACGGCAAAGTCGATTCGTTTGTCTCGGAAAACGACTGCTGCGATACGCTGCTGCTGCATCCGCCCGAAGACGGCAAACCGTACCAGTTGGCGGTGTTCATGGTCGGGGCCTATCAAGAGATTCTCGGCGATCTGCACAACCTGTTCGGCGATACCCACGCGGTGCACGTCGAATGCGAGGGATCGACGGTCAAGATCCGCTCGATCGTCAAGGGCGACACCGTTTCGGAAGTCCTCGGCTACGTCCAATACGACGACCGCGAATTGCTGGACAACATCGGCCATACGGTCGAAGAAGCGATCGCCCAAGAGCGAATCGATCACCAGCAAGCCGGCCGAATCGTCGCGGCATTTGAAAAAGCGCTCGCCGGATACACCTACCTGGAAGCGACCGGAAAAGACGCCCCGATGGAGGACTTCGAAGTGCCGGTGCGATTCGTCGACACCCAAGAGGACACGTCGCCGATCGGGCAGCAAAGCTCGACGTAG
- a CDS encoding FAD-dependent oxidoreductase, whose product MSCNPLPVRRPRCFALLAAFLVVGLPFIVSKSAHAAEIFVETESFDDAGGWKLDTQFIQQMGSPYLLAHGLGKPVDDAVTQIDVQQAGTYRVWVRTYDWVARWDAPGDPGRFQVLIGGQTLPETFGTEGATWGWHDGGTIQLDAGKTELRLKDLTGFDGRCDCLYLTTSLDGDPPPPADKVLTDWRRKQLGLPEEPLERGPYDLVVVGGGYAGMGSAISAARMGCRVALIQDRGVLGGNGSSEVRVWAMGNIRRGKFPRIGEIIEEFADQATKSPGRYEEFGDELKERVVRAEPQIDLWLNHHAFDAVVKDNHIVSVDALNTKTGAVVRMLGDRFVDCTGHGWLGQFVGADSDMAPDGRMGMSNMWRWDETDSPQSFPETPWALDLEMQDFPYPRDHHGQWFWESGFDKDALGDAEGIRDWNLRAVYGAFNAMKNRDGAADHKTAVLTWVAYVGGPRESNRLLGDVILTQDDIVAKRDFPDGCVPSTWSIDLHYPKEQYAKKYPDNPFISVAVHDRRVDRSYGYPVPYRCFYSRNIDNLFMAGRNVSVTHEALGTVRVMKTCGMMGEVVGKAASICALRNCTPREVYDDHLDELLKLLELPGKARRSTPSAPITIDEGALPRASKYGPMTGQDPESFDGIVIDDREAELTGKWTSGGGRNDRYVAYSYKYAGGNSGAQATYTIKAPKAGRFQILVGCAPADERFNNRATEAPVEIRIGDRVVRESVSYRGTEERQFTPVATIDVDKDQEIHVVILTDQANGLVHLDAVQMIEAK is encoded by the coding sequence ATGAGTTGCAATCCTCTCCCCGTGCGACGCCCGCGTTGTTTTGCGTTGCTGGCCGCATTCCTGGTGGTCGGTCTGCCGTTCATTGTCTCGAAATCGGCCCACGCGGCAGAAATCTTTGTCGAAACCGAGAGTTTTGATGATGCTGGCGGGTGGAAACTGGACACCCAGTTCATTCAACAAATGGGGTCTCCGTATTTGCTGGCCCACGGGCTGGGCAAACCGGTCGATGACGCGGTCACCCAAATCGATGTGCAACAGGCCGGGACGTACCGCGTTTGGGTTCGCACCTATGATTGGGTGGCCCGTTGGGACGCCCCCGGCGATCCCGGCAGATTCCAGGTCCTGATCGGCGGCCAGACGCTACCGGAGACGTTCGGCACCGAGGGTGCCACGTGGGGCTGGCATGACGGGGGGACGATCCAATTGGACGCGGGCAAAACCGAGCTCCGCCTGAAGGACTTGACCGGATTCGACGGCCGCTGCGATTGCCTGTACCTGACCACCTCGCTCGATGGCGATCCTCCGCCGCCGGCCGACAAGGTGTTGACCGATTGGCGCCGCAAGCAACTGGGGCTTCCCGAAGAGCCGCTGGAGCGTGGCCCGTATGATCTGGTGGTCGTCGGTGGTGGGTATGCCGGAATGGGCTCGGCGATCAGCGCCGCACGGATGGGTTGCCGCGTGGCATTGATCCAAGACCGCGGCGTGCTGGGCGGCAACGGTTCCAGCGAAGTGCGGGTGTGGGCGATGGGCAACATCCGTCGCGGCAAGTTCCCCCGGATCGGCGAGATCATCGAGGAGTTCGCCGACCAAGCGACCAAGTCACCGGGTCGCTACGAGGAGTTCGGCGACGAGTTAAAAGAACGCGTCGTCCGCGCCGAACCCCAAATCGATCTCTGGCTCAATCACCACGCCTTTGACGCCGTCGTCAAAGACAATCACATCGTCTCGGTCGATGCACTCAATACCAAGACCGGCGCCGTGGTCCGTATGCTCGGCGATCGGTTCGTCGACTGCACCGGCCACGGCTGGCTGGGCCAATTCGTCGGAGCCGACAGTGACATGGCGCCCGATGGACGCATGGGGATGAGCAACATGTGGCGTTGGGACGAAACCGATTCGCCGCAGTCGTTCCCCGAAACCCCGTGGGCGCTGGATCTGGAAATGCAAGACTTTCCCTACCCCCGTGACCACCACGGTCAATGGTTCTGGGAGAGCGGATTCGACAAAGACGCGCTGGGCGACGCCGAGGGGATCCGTGACTGGAACTTGCGTGCCGTCTATGGTGCGTTCAATGCCATGAAAAACCGTGACGGTGCCGCCGATCACAAGACCGCCGTACTCACTTGGGTCGCCTATGTCGGCGGACCGCGGGAGAGTAATCGTTTGCTCGGCGATGTCATCCTGACCCAAGACGACATCGTCGCCAAACGTGACTTCCCCGACGGCTGTGTCCCCAGCACCTGGTCGATCGACCTGCACTATCCCAAAGAACAGTACGCCAAAAAATATCCCGACAACCCGTTCATCAGCGTCGCCGTTCATGACCGCCGCGTCGATCGGTCGTACGGCTATCCCGTTCCGTACCGTTGTTTCTACAGCCGCAACATCGACAACCTGTTCATGGCCGGACGCAACGTCAGCGTTACCCACGAAGCCCTCGGCACCGTCCGCGTGATGAAAACCTGTGGCATGATGGGCGAAGTCGTCGGCAAAGCGGCGTCGATCTGTGCCCTCCGCAACTGCACGCCGCGTGAGGTCTACGATGATCATCTGGACGAGCTGTTGAAACTGCTCGAACTGCCGGGCAAGGCTCGCCGCAGCACCCCCTCGGCACCGATCACCATCGACGAAGGCGCACTGCCGCGGGCGTCCAAGTACGGACCGATGACCGGTCAAGACCCGGAGTCGTTTGACGGCATCGTGATCGACGACCGCGAGGCAGAGCTGACAGGGAAATGGACCAGCGGCGGCGGCCGAAACGACCGCTATGTCGCTTACAGCTACAAGTACGCCGGCGGCAACTCCGGTGCCCAAGCGACGTACACGATCAAGGCCCCCAAGGCCGGCCGATTCCAGATCCTGGTCGGGTGCGCTCCGGCCGACGAACGCTTTAACAACCGTGCCACCGAAGCACCGGTCGAAATCCGAATCGGCGATCGGGTCGTTCGTGAAAGCGTCAGCTACCGAGGGACCGAGGAGCGTCAATTCACGCCGGTCGCGACGATCGACGTCGACAAAGATCAAGAGATCCACGTCGTTATCCTGACCGATCAGGCGAACGGACTGGTGCACCTGGATGCCGTCCAAATGATCGAAGCGAAGTGA
- the mtaB gene encoding tRNA (N(6)-L-threonylcarbamoyladenosine(37)-C(2))-methylthiotransferase MtaB, giving the protein MSAKLRVTTLGCKVNQYETELVRQGLQRVGFQDCADGDQADVCIVNTCTVTNQGDVKSRQVIRRMARDNPDARIVVMGCYATRAPEEVAKLPGVAEVVTDKRELPDLMSRFGVVDVPTGLDGFSGRHRAYVKVQDGCLLRCSYCIIPHVRPKLSSRPLQHIVDEVRRLTDAGHREVVLTGIHLGHYGVDWNRNKPREEWTRLSDLVRQLCQLPGDFRIRLSSIEATEVTRSLIDVMTEYSDRLVPHVHLCLQSGSDSVLRRMRRRWGTRMFLDRCRKLEAALNKPAITTDIIVGFPGETDAEFEQTLQTCRSAGFSKIHAFPFSARRGTPAAEMPDQLPGDLKSQRVQQLAELESELRRDYFASLVGESVQVLVESQRDLVTLDHGASPARLLRGTTCRYAPAEWVSDDSGIATGDLVTAKVTRTDEERLLVSA; this is encoded by the coding sequence ATGTCGGCAAAGTTACGCGTCACCACCCTGGGCTGCAAAGTCAATCAGTACGAAACCGAACTCGTTCGACAGGGCCTGCAGCGGGTCGGTTTTCAGGACTGCGCCGATGGAGACCAGGCCGACGTCTGTATCGTCAACACCTGCACGGTGACCAATCAAGGTGACGTCAAAAGCCGGCAAGTGATTCGCCGCATGGCCCGCGACAACCCCGACGCTCGGATCGTCGTGATGGGTTGTTATGCCACACGAGCTCCCGAGGAAGTTGCCAAGCTTCCCGGGGTGGCCGAAGTGGTGACCGACAAACGCGAGCTGCCCGATCTGATGTCGCGGTTCGGCGTCGTCGACGTCCCCACCGGGCTGGACGGTTTTTCCGGACGGCATCGTGCGTACGTCAAAGTGCAAGACGGTTGTTTGTTGCGTTGCAGTTACTGCATCATTCCCCACGTGCGGCCAAAACTCTCGTCGCGACCGCTGCAACACATCGTCGACGAAGTCCGTCGATTGACCGACGCCGGCCATCGCGAAGTCGTGTTGACCGGCATCCATCTGGGCCACTATGGCGTCGATTGGAATCGCAACAAACCGCGCGAAGAATGGACGCGGCTGTCGGATCTGGTTCGGCAGTTGTGCCAGTTGCCCGGTGATTTCCGCATCCGTTTGTCCAGCATCGAAGCGACCGAGGTGACGCGCAGTCTGATCGACGTGATGACCGAGTATTCCGATCGGCTGGTGCCTCACGTGCATCTGTGTCTGCAATCGGGAAGCGACTCGGTGTTGCGGCGGATGCGCCGGCGCTGGGGCACACGGATGTTCTTGGACCGCTGCCGAAAGCTGGAGGCGGCGCTGAACAAGCCCGCGATCACGACCGACATCATTGTCGGATTCCCCGGCGAAACCGATGCCGAATTCGAACAGACCCTGCAAACCTGTCGCAGCGCCGGGTTCTCCAAAATCCATGCCTTTCCCTTCAGCGCACGCCGGGGCACGCCGGCCGCCGAGATGCCCGACCAATTGCCGGGTGATCTGAAGAGCCAACGCGTTCAACAACTCGCCGAACTCGAATCGGAACTTCGCCGAGACTACTTTGCCAGTCTGGTCGGCGAGTCCGTGCAAGTGTTGGTCGAATCGCAGCGTGATCTGGTCACGTTGGATCACGGCGCGTCGCCAGCGCGGTTGTTACGCGGAACCACCTGTCGCTACGCACCGGCCGAATGGGTCAGTGACGATTCCGGCATCGCGACGGGCGATCTGGTGACCGCCAAAGTCACCCGCACCGACGAAGAGCGGTTGCTCGTTTCGGCGTAG
- a CDS encoding ATP-dependent Clp protease adaptor ClpS, with protein sequence MSDKQVMVAEPAVEKEQQKKPKKQPRYNVILWDDSDHSYQYVVMMMRKLFRYPVEKGFEIATQVDCSGKAICLTTTMEHAELKRDQIHAYGKDDLIPRCKGSMSATIEPAS encoded by the coding sequence ATGTCAGACAAGCAAGTCATGGTTGCCGAACCGGCCGTCGAAAAAGAACAGCAAAAGAAGCCCAAAAAACAGCCTCGCTACAACGTCATTCTTTGGGATGATTCCGACCATAGCTACCAGTACGTCGTGATGATGATGCGGAAGCTGTTTCGATATCCGGTCGAAAAAGGATTCGAGATCGCGACCCAAGTCGACTGTTCCGGCAAAGCGATTTGTCTGACCACCACCATGGAACACGCCGAATTGAAACGCGACCAAATCCATGCCTATGGCAAAGACGATTTGATTCCGCGCTGCAAAGGCAGCATGAGTGCGACCATCGAACCGGCTAGCTAG
- the accD gene encoding acetyl-CoA carboxylase, carboxyltransferase subunit beta, producing the protein MPEPSDSPQGPPKKRGVPEGLWLKCPGCGTSVYKKEVEQRLNVCPKCEHHFYVSAADRITQVVDEGTFEAMYEHLQPTDPLEFSDRKRYAERLVGEQKRTGLSDAAITGVGMIRARRVALAVTDSAFIMGSMGSVVGERLARLIEHATAQDLPLIIISASGGGARMHEGILSLMQMAKVSAALARYDSAGGLFISVLTNPTMGGVAASFASLGDLVFAEPKALIGFAGPRTIKATIGIELPEGFQTSEFLLEHGYIDRIVPRKHLKTEIARAIDYCGK; encoded by the coding sequence ATGCCCGAACCTAGCGATTCCCCCCAGGGTCCACCGAAAAAACGGGGCGTTCCAGAAGGATTGTGGCTGAAGTGCCCTGGTTGCGGGACCAGTGTTTACAAGAAGGAAGTCGAACAGCGGCTCAACGTGTGCCCCAAGTGCGAGCACCATTTCTACGTCTCGGCGGCCGATCGGATCACCCAGGTGGTCGACGAAGGCACGTTCGAAGCGATGTACGAACACCTGCAGCCGACCGACCCGCTGGAGTTTTCCGACCGCAAGCGGTACGCCGAACGTCTGGTCGGCGAACAGAAGCGAACGGGACTGTCCGACGCCGCGATCACCGGTGTGGGGATGATTCGGGCACGACGCGTCGCATTGGCGGTGACCGACAGCGCGTTCATCATGGGCAGCATGGGTTCGGTCGTGGGTGAACGTTTGGCCCGGTTGATCGAACACGCGACCGCGCAAGACTTGCCGTTGATCATCATCAGCGCCAGCGGTGGCGGTGCCCGGATGCACGAAGGCATCCTGTCGCTGATGCAAATGGCCAAGGTCAGCGCCGCGCTGGCACGTTACGACAGCGCGGGCGGCTTGTTCATCAGCGTCCTGACCAACCCGACGATGGGCGGTGTCGCCGCCAGTTTCGCCTCGCTGGGCGATCTGGTCTTTGCCGAACCCAAAGCCCTGATCGGATTCGCCGGCCCCCGTACCATCAAAGCAACCATCGGAATCGAATTGCCCGAAGGATTTCAGACCAGCGAGTTCTTGTTGGAGCACGGTTACATCGATCGAATCGTCCCGCGAAAACACCTGAAAACTGAAATCGCCCGCGCGATCGACTATTGCGGAAAGTAG